Proteins encoded in a region of the Lathamus discolor isolate bLatDis1 chromosome Z, bLatDis1.hap1, whole genome shotgun sequence genome:
- the LOC136005887 gene encoding hydrocephalus-inducing protein-like translates to CNVREKQSQTILLSNPSSEAWTLQPIVEGKYWKGPEFIHLEARQKEKAYQVTYRPLTMSCGNKKHQGSIFFPLPDGTGLRYQLEGTAEAPRCSGAISRQVPCRNSHTELIPVSNWLQRPQRFLVVIDMLKPENLESSSVLQGCSYIDVPSSAKKDYQLTFFSYKEGVYRAKVTFLNETTGEYLFHMVTFKVMASGPIGTVEMSTAVRQRVSSTVKVDNPLPVPVTFAINCKVPDVSVPQHFTVPAQSKADLVLEYQPLKTGESTGHLVLQSSDLGSLSYNLQLKATSSRPEKPVYFRTMLGSRQTITTKIRNFAQQETEYLLQTDCADFRTAKSISAAPASAGGSELNVEVTFEPCHLGKAKATLQLSSALGGQYCIPLIGLALPPEPQGPFLIPAGGTTSISFRNVFPRATAFQYAVKHPAFSVRAPEMLRAKSSTTITVSFTGGPAPVTSRLATSATWPVARPPGP, encoded by the exons tgcaatgtgcgtgagaagcagagccagaccatcctcctgtcgaacccgagcagcgaggcctggaccctgcagcccattgttgaggggaaatactggaaagggcctgaatttatccatctggaggccaggcaaaaagaaaaggcctaccaggtcacctacagacccctaaccatgagctgtgggaacaagaagcatcag ggctccatcttcttccccctgccggacgggacaggcttacgctaccagctggaaggaactgctgaagcccccaggtgctcaggggccatttcccggcaggttccgtgcaggaattcccacacggagctcatccctgtgtccaactggctgcagagaccacagag GTTCCTGGTGGTTATTGAcatgctcaaaccagagaacctggaaagcagttccgtgctgcaggggtgttcatacatcgacgtgccgagctctgcgaagaaggactaccagctcaccttcttctcctacaaagaaggagtctacagggcaaag gtgaccttcctcaacgagacaaccggagagtacttgttccacatggtgactttcaaggtgatggctTCGGGACCCATCGGCACTGTCGAAATGAGCACCGCCGTTCGGCAGAGAGTGTCCTCCACTGTCAAGGTGGacaaccctctgcctgtcccggtgacgtttgccatcaactgcaaagtgccggacgtcagcgttccacagcactttactgttcctgcacagtcaaag gcggatcttgtcttggagtatcagcccctgaaaacgggtgagagcaccgggcacctggtgctccagagcagcgacttgggctctctgtcttacaacctgcagctgaaagccacctcgAGCAGGCCAGAGAAGCCCGTGTATTTCCGCACCATGCTGGGCTCCCGtcagaccatcaccaccaaaatacggaattttgcccagcaggagaccgagtacctcctacag ACCGACTGTGCCGACTTCCGGAcggcaaaatccatcagtgcggcacccgccagcgctgggggctcggagctgaatgtggaagtgacctttgagccctgccacctgggcaaagccaaggccacgttgcagctcagctctgcactgggcgggcagtactgcatcccactcatcggccttgcgctgccccctgaaccccagggccccttcctcatcccagccggcggcaccacctccatctccttcaggaacgtCTTCCCGAGGGCCACGGCGTTCCAGTATGCCGTAAAGCACCCGGCCTTCAGCGTCAGGGCCCCCGAGATGCTGCgcgccaagagcagcaccaccatcaccgtctccttcacgggcggcccggctcctgtcaccagcaggctg gcgacctctgcgacatggccagtggcaagaccccccggcccatga